In Aspergillus luchuensis IFO 4308 DNA, chromosome 1, nearly complete sequence, the following are encoded in one genomic region:
- a CDS encoding cytochrome P450 (COG:Q;~EggNog:ENOG410PMQ6;~InterPro:IPR001128,IPR002403,IPR017972,IPR036396;~TransMembrane:1 (o20-40i);~go_function: GO:0004497 - monooxygenase activity [Evidence IEA];~go_function: GO:0005506 - iron ion binding [Evidence IEA];~go_function: GO:0016705 - oxidoreductase activity, acting on paired donors, with incorporation or reduction of molecular oxygen [Evidence IEA];~go_function: GO:0020037 - heme binding [Evidence IEA];~go_process: GO:0055114 - oxidation-reduction process [Evidence IEA]) — MEWQLSHHKISLGDAESPLAFKAVSIAILWSLWYLWRFYIVPALYPNEPRILPYWIPFIGHTVSFVRCAENVYRRANAHFPDTEPYSVILMGGTTVIIRDIKDLSSVWRNTSALSYDPFTSRMLMAFGITPHHVRNLYKPDPARLLPDEQTRERSLLSCANPKKLSYMHLQSQWFKTQLLPGEHLNGLLNAYPVFLSRFLDISLLRKGLAREVTSFKCDGANTSVTLPLGRFCRYVLAQSAFRTFFGEELFEIEPEFTRIYQRWEDASWKIFYNFPHFLAPGLQADRKRVIAALAVYLDLPESKRKNTAWIFGAMNSELTNLGLPAHDRAGLIMMICWAMNNNAHYIAFWMFAHILTNPTLKASIESEISACYPSPTSDQGCDMEKLSSACPHLNALWAEALRLYNFSTAVRKAVDDCSVGTKIIHKGDQVFGPVRNFHLAEGVFSSGAADFDHTRFLKNPKIRQAKEYFPFGGGHTLCPGRYFAEREVYLLVAMSLRRFKMEVTTADGGVVESPKVPDIRMDLPSLAAAAPAGDLFVTVRS; from the exons ATGGAGTGGCAACTATCACACCACAAAATCTCTCTTGGAGATGCAGAAAGCCCCCTAGCATTCAAAGCCGTATCTATAGCCATTTTATGGTCACTCTGGTATCTTTGGCGCTTCTACATCGTTCCCGCCCTCTACCCTAATGAACCACGCATACTACCATACTGGATTCCCTTTATTG GCCATACTGTATCCTTCGTACGATGCGCAGAAAATGTATATCGGAGAGCGAA TGCACACTTCCCCGACACTGAGCCCTACAGCGTCATCCTCATGGGAGGCACAACAGTCATCATCCGGGACATCAAAGACCTATCCAGTGTATGGAGAAATACCAGCGCCCTAAGCTATGACCCCTTCACCTCTCGCATGCTCATGGCCTTTGGCATAACACCGCATCATGTGCGAAACCTGTATAAACCAGATCCAGCGCGTCTGCTTCCTGACGAACAGACACGCGAGCGATCCTTGCTATCGTGTGCCAATCCGAAGAAACTCTCTTATATGCATTTGCAGAGCCAGTGGTTTAAGACGCAGCTACTGCCGGGTGAGCACCTTAATGGATTATTAAATGCTTATCCAGTGTTTTTGTCTCGATTTCTTGATATCTCACTCCTACGTAAGGGTTTGGCTAGGGAGGTAACATCTTTCAAATGTGATGGAGCCAATACTTCGGTGACACTCCCCCTGGGACGCTTCTGTCGCTACGTCCTAGCGCAGAGCGCATTCCGAACCTTCTTCGGCGAGGAGCTATTCGAAATCGAGCCGGAATTTACCCGCATCTACCAACGCTGGGAAGACGCCAGCTGGAAGATCTTCTATAACTTCCCCCATTTCCTCGCGCCGGGGCTACAAGCGGATCGCAAGCGTGTTATCGCTGCTCTCGCTGTGTATCTGGATCTACCTGAATCCAAGAGAAAGAACACCGCTTGGATATTCGGAGCTATGAATTCCGAATTGACCAATTTGGGCTTGCCCGCCCATGACCGCGCCGGCCTGATCATGATGATCTGTTGGGC AATGAACAACAACGCCCACTACATCGCCTTCTGGATGTTCGCACATATTctcaccaacccaaccctgAAAGCATCCATTGAGAGCGAAATATCCGCCTGCTACCCCAGCCCGACCTCAGACCAAGGATGCGACATGGAGAAACTATCCAGCGCATGTCCCCATCTCAACGCCCTCTGGGCGGAAGCCCTTCGGCTATACAATTTCTCAACGGCAGTGCGCAAAGCCGTGGATGACTGCTCCGTCGGAACTAAGATAATTCACAAGGGAGACCAAGTCTTCGGTCCCGTGCGGAACTTCCACTTGGCTGAGGGTGTCTTTAGTTCCGGGGCTGCGGACTTCGACCATACTCGCTTCCTGAAGAATCCTAAGATCAGACAGGCGAAGGAGTATTTCCCCTTCGGGGGTGGGCATACGCTGTGTCCGGGGAGGTATTTTGCTGAACGGGAGGTGTATTTGTTGGTTGCGATGAGTTTAAGGAGATTCAAGATGGAGGTCACGACTGCTGATGGGGGCGTTGTGGAGAGCCCGAAAGTTCCAGACATTCGGATGGATTTGCCGTCTCTggcggcggcagcgccaGCGGGGGATTTGTTTGTGACTGTGAGGAGTTGA